A single Limanda limanda chromosome 19, fLimLim1.1, whole genome shotgun sequence DNA region contains:
- the glmp gene encoding glycosylated lysosomal membrane protein — MAALLRSGTRVLVILVLLVTLVSASSQSSFERQLSVQLNPGRTSPPGGDLLHVRALGDNDTLHYLFCSQGAPTLLLVHTNSSSSTVQVDWPLFLARNTSGSLRVEPESSILSSTAVVFSRLLEYDDVNDTADPTSDLFPPYELQNFTWARLNLTGDGARLCGAVTNASSGVLCLQLSVFESDGRGQTWPRLLHTSNSSQLEVWIDGLLPRATRSRFLLELQSVGGAYPLSRVEVHRSIDDEYTPSIFKASHWVSAANGSSDGRSFVQWKPVAYRRSDPALEEATPCSHSEPRPQSAGTTAAASGLVRAFYSALDPVGINVSFGLAGEPFYNSTGFLSWTLVVGVGSPPVDSFSPLVVAIMAVALGSLVLLLLLGGLWVGLSKKPADSTTAYEPIN; from the exons ATGGCGGCCCTGCTGAGGAGTGGGACCCGGGTTCTGGTGATACTGGTCTTACTGGTGACGCTGGTTTCCGCTTCGAGTCAAAGTTCGTTCGAGCGACAG TTGTCGGTCCAGTTGAATCCCGGTCGGACGTCGCCTCCTGGTGGCGACCTGCTGCACGTGAGAGCCCTGGGAGACAACGACACGCTGCACTACCTGTTCTGCAGCCAGGGGGCGCCAACGCTGCTGCTCGTCCACAccaactcttcttcttctactgtccAG GTGGACTGGCCTCTGTTTCTGGCCCGTAACACCAGCGGCAGCCTGAGGGTGGAGCCGGAGAGCAGCATCCTGTCCAGCACCGCCGTCGTCTTCAGCCGG TTGCTGGAGTACGATGACGTGAACGACACGGCCgacccgacctctgacctcttcccCCCCTACGAGCTGCAGAACTTCACCTGGGCTCGTCTCAACCTGACGGGCGACGGCGCCCGGCTCTGCGGCGCCGTCACCAACGCCTCCAGTGGCGTGCTCTGCCTGCAG TTGTCAGTATTTGAGTCAGATGGGCGTGGTCAGACCTGGCCCCGCCTCTTACACACATCTAACTCCTCCCAGCTGGAGGTGTGGATCGATGGCTTGTTGCCACGAGCAACTCGTTCCAGGTTCCTATTGGAGCTGCAGTCAGTGGGCGGGGCTTATCCTCTGAGCAGGGTGGAGGTTCATCGATCGATCGATGACGAGTACACGCCGTCAATATTCAAG GCGTCTCATTGGGTTTCGGCGGCGAACGGCAGCTCTGATGGGCGGAGCTTCGTGCAGTGGAAGCCGGTGGCGTACCGGCGGTCTGATCCCGCCCTTGAGGAAGCCACGCCCTGCAGTCACTCCGAGCCCCGCCCTCAGAGCGCAGGGACCACCGCCGCGGCGTCGGGGCTCGTCCGGGCGTTCTACTCCGCCCTCGACCCGGTCGGGATCAACGTGAGCTTCGGCCTCGCCGGGGAACCGTTCTACAACAGCACTGGGTTCCTCAGCTG GACGCTGGTGGTGGGCGTCGGCTCTCCGCCTGTCGACTCCTTCTCGCCGCTGGTGGTGGCCATCATGGCGGTGGCACTGGGATCCCTGGTGCTCCTCCTGTTGCTGGGCGGACTCTGGGTCGGCCTGAGTAAGAAACCAGCGGATTCAACGACAGCTTATGAGCCAATCAACTGA
- the cct3 gene encoding T-complex protein 1 subunit gamma encodes MFGQQVLVLNQNVKRESGRKVQTGNITAAKTIADVIRTCLGPRAMMKMLLDPMGGIVMTNDGNAILREIQVQHPAAKTMIEISRTQDEEVGDGTTSVIILAGEMLSVAEQFLEQQMHPTIIIGAYRQALEDMLEVLKEVSTPVDTSDRSMMLKILHSAINTKALSRWSEMACNIALDAVRTVELEDNGRKEIDIKKYAKVEKVPGGIIEDSCVLKGVMVNKDVTHPRMKRLIRDPRIVLLDCSLEYKKGESQTDIEISKEEDFARILEMEEEYIKQICEDIIRLKPDLIFTEKGISDLAQHYLVKANITAIRRVRKTDNNRIARACGARIVSRTDELREEDVGTGAGLFEVKKIGDEYFTFVTECKDPKACTILLRGASKEILAEVERNLQDAMQVCRNVLLEPFLLPGGGAVEMAISKRLTERSRALTGIEQWPYRAVALALEVIPRTLIQNCGASTIRVLTSLRAKHTLDNTANWGVDGETGLLSDMASMGIWDPLAVKAQTYKTAMETAILLLRIDDIVSGHKKKDKEDQQQGPGVE; translated from the exons ATGTTCGGGCAGCAGGTTCTAGTTCTCA aCCAGAACGTGAAGAGAGAGTCTGGACGTAAAGTTCAGACCGGAAACATCACCGCCGCGAAG ACCATCGCTGATGTGATCCGGACCTGCCTCGGCCCGCGGGCCATGATGAAG ATGCTGCTCGACCCCATGGGGGGGATCGTGATGACCAACGATGGAAACGCCATCCTCAGAGAG atCCAGGTCCAGCATCCTGCCGCCAAGACCATGATCGAGATCAGCCGCACGCAGGACGAGGAGGTGGGAGACGGGACCACGTCCGTCATCATCCTGG ctgggGAGATGCTCTCCGTAGCAGAGCAGTTCCTGGAGCAGCAGATGCACCCGACCATCATCATCGGTGCCTACAGACAGGCCCTGGAGGACATGCTGGAGGTTCTGAAGGAGGTCAG CACCCCCGTGGACACCTCCGACCGCTCCATGATGCTGAAGATCCTCCACTCGGCCATCAACACCAAAGCCCTGAGCCGCTGGTCAGAGATGGCGTGCAACATCGCCCTGGACGCCGTCCGCACCGTGGAGCTGGAGGACAACGGGCGCAAGGAGATCGACATCAAGAAGTACGCCAAGGTGGAGAAG GTTCCAGGTGGAATCATCGAGGACTCGTGCGTCCTGAAGGGCGTGATGGTCAACAAGGACGTGACGCACCCCCGCATGAAGCGACTGATCCGAGACCCCCGCATCGTCCTGCTGGACTGCTCTCTGGAGTACAAGAAGGGAGAGAGCCag ACGGACATTGAGATCAGTAAGGAGGAAGACTTCGCCAGGATcctggagatggaggaagagtaCATCAAGCAGATCTGTGAGGACATCATCCGCCTCAAGCCAGACCTGATCTTCACCGAGAAGGGAATCTCCG ACCTGGCTCAGCACTACCTGGTGAAGGCCAACATCACCGCCATCCGCCGCGTCAGGAAGACCGACAACAACCGCATCGCCAG ggcgTGCGGGGCTCGTATCGTCAGTCGGACCGACGAGCTGCGTGAGGAAGACGTGGGTACTGGAGCCGGGCTGTTCGAGGTGAAGAAGATCGGTGACGAGTATTTCACCTTCGTCACCGAGTGCAAAGATCCCAAGGCGTGTACCATCCTGCTGCGAGGCGCCAGCAAGGAGATCCTGGCG gaggtggagaggaacCTGCAGGACGCCATGCAGGTGTGTCGTAACGTGCTGCTGGAGCCCTTCCTGCTGCCGGGCGGCGGCGCCGTGGAGATGGCGATATCGAAGCGTCTGACCGAGCGTTCCCGTGCTCTGACCGGCATCGAGCAGTGGCCGTACCGGGCCGTGGCCCTGGCGCTGGAGGTCATCCCCAGAACCCTGATCCAGAACTGTGGAGCCTCCACCATACGAGTGCTGACCTCACTGAGG GCCAAACACACTCTGGACAACACTGCAAATTGGGGCGTGGACGGAGAGACCGGCCTTCTGTCCGACATGGCGTCTATGGGCATCTGGGACCCGCTCGCCGTGAAGGCTCAGACCTACAAGACCGCCATGGAG ACGGCCATCTTGCTGCTGCGCATCGACGACATCGTCTCTGGTCacaagaagaaagacaaagaggatCAGCAGCAGGGACCAGGAGTCGAGTGA
- the jtb gene encoding protein JTB: MESDCRIPVACCRPRALVLHALFWGLVSLRVFGAALLSEDRTTAVKPVVAPCWLQEDFIVTSACLQCDDFQAKSWSSCGPTGYVEKINCTRSSKDEYKSCRSAVMEEHLFWKFEAAMLALMVVFAVVVVVRQRWLDRLASEKVRRQIESI, from the exons ATGGAGAGCGACTGTCGGATCCCCGTGGCGTGTTGTCGACCCCGAGCTCTCGTCCTTCACGCTCTGTTCTGGGGTCTCGTGTCCCTGAG AGTGTTTGGAGCCGCCCTGCTGAGTGAGGACAGAACTACAG cagtgaaacccgtggtcgccccctgctggctgcaggAGGACTTCATTGTGACCTCAGCGTGTTTGCAGTGCGACGACTTCCAGGCT AAGTCGTGGTCGTCCTGTGGACCGACGGGTTATGTGGAGAAAATCAACTGCACCAGATCCAGCAAAGACGAGTACAAGAG ctgtCGGTCGGCGGTGATGGAGGAGCATCTCTTCTGGAAGTTCGAGGCGGCCATGTTGGCTCTGATGGTCGTCTTCGCCGTGGTGGTGGTCGTCCGCCAGCGGTGGCTCGACCGCCTGGCGTCGGAGAAGGTCCGCCGACAGATCGAGTCCATCTAG
- the rims2b gene encoding regulating synaptic membrane exocytosis protein 2 has protein sequence MSCPAGPAPPPGPGPDLSHLTDEERSIILSVVERQKKEEEKEQSMLRVQEGIKPPSASWDLLFSQLVTNVAANVTEVLQVKSPTDAESQTKLHQQFEMYKDQVQKLGEEPQAAQTARAESLTCGICRQTKFADGCGRACCYCQSRFCARCGGRVLLRANKVMWVCNVCRRKQEILTQSGEFHSNTTSQVVPQPPTQGLPEGTRPVSNGDTDRRRSPSGSGYDGRGDLGPDYSTHVSHGYHGNGEAALRAQRRPIRDRRGRWHSQDHPLDPDLDARELRRRQEEEFQARYRSDPNLARYPVKPQPSEEAMRMLAQVGRVRHQRRHSDVSLATAEPDHLTLRHTGHRHHRPQGWFGAEGQRSFSVDRASNHLSPTSPRRSPLPQQHLDPSSAHKRKTANESMVQRGRGMGQMHVIGSFSSSEEELVTSPEYTSCDEPDRDMDSQWWDHGSWHSEPVPMSMHTVTWQTSKDGERLIGRILLNKRMKDGTVPADTGALLGLKVVGGKMTDSGRLCAFVTKVKRGSLADTVGHLRPGDQVLEWNGRVLQGATFNEVYNIILESKPEPQVELVVSRPIGFVSRATDGSHIQLDSSSTTFHSQKVGPSISVTSPMSPGVLSGQVSTVNRRPLVPRIQVKLWYDKVGHQLIVTVLGAKELPSQDDGRPRNPYVKIYFLPDRSDKSKRRTKTVKKSLEPRWNQTFMYSPVHRREFRERMLELTVWDQARLREEESQFLGEVLIELESALLDDQPHWYKLQLHDVSSLPLPSASPYLQRRGLQPEHSPTSRRLQRSQRISDTEFSDYDCEDGIGVISDYRQNGRDFHSSTLSVPEQVMSTNHSSRSDLVRMRSRSPSQPPPHSGNPLYPLYREDAVRLLRGSRLSRTYSDAGQYSSLDRRSLRKMSVTNSLDSHDRYMTGPYHAPWTNPPMNGNCEDYSQDFIPDFPYEPDAYDEDLHRYSRGMDRQYYYSRSRSADQRAMVDRPLYTRSHSTDRCDFVQPRSGRSAPPSPACTRANPPGGSTQTSPSGTPLCGRRVRQLPLAPPKGAPDRNGELPDPVQTGAPAAAPPTAHIQTPPIGLQPIRPLIRIQAPPPPGPVQPHPSPAPAPAPAPAPAPAPAPAPAPAPAPAPSVGAPTPAPAILPTSTPAPVAATPAASPAQPTLTTGAQAPPPGPAPLPAPVVQSQSPLEPDLPPAPTPAPAPSPAPPPQTPEPEMCSATAGGTRKGVMKDPSKVKTSLQMKSSDSDVSDAAAMTNASDTRTNRSEALEGQSVELGAGTEGKQEVAEEGGASLQKSESMEEAEEEEEEVKPSKPAPAAGAPLTKSSSVGGEICSLGRNDDDDDEKKRRSSFGARMMGMVGLGKKSQSASQLNPEEEEKKKKVVRLPVQRSIETGLAVEFKARFTRQPSRDPDADDPKPGALIFPGVKLASDQQFTGFLEGLGPAQLAGRQTLATPPMGDIQIGMVFRKERLDVEVIRARGLVGKQGNKNTPAPYVKVYLMDNGKCVLKRRTRLARKTLDPLYQQQLQFEENPEGKVLQIIVWGDFGRMDHKSFMGAAQILLDDLDLSNMVIGWFKLFPATSLVDPALAPLTNKETEGKS, from the exons ATGTCTTGCCCGGCCGGACCAGCCCCGCC accgggaccgggaccggaccTGAGCCACCTGACGGACGAGGAGCGGAGCATCATCCTGTCGGTGGTGGAGCgacagaagaaggaggaggagaaggagcagagcaTGCTCAG GGTTCAGGAGGGAATCAAACCTCCGTCAGCCTC GTGGGATCTGTTGTTCAGTCAGTTGGTCACTAACGTTGCCGCCAACGTGACCGAGGTTCTTCAGGTTAAAAGTCCGACTGACGCCGAGTCGCAGAC GAAGTTACATCAGCAGTTTGAGATGTATAAGGACCAGGTGCAGAAGCTGGGGGAGGAGCCTCAGGCCGCTCAGACAGCGAGGGCGGAGTCTCTGACCTGTGGCATCTGTCGTCAAACCAAGTTCGCTGATGGCTGCGGCCGAGCGTGCTGCTACTGCCAGAGCCGCTTCTGCGCCCGCTGTGGGGGGCGTGTCCTGCTCAGAGCCAATAAG GTGATGTGGGTTTGTAACGTGtgcaggaggaagcaggagatcCTCACTCAGTCGGGCGAGTTTCATTCCAACACAACGTCACAGGTGGTTCCACAACCACCAACACAGGGGCTGCCGGAGGGAACCAGACCCGTGAGCAACGGAGACACAGATCG GAGGCGGAGTCCCTCAGGGTCTGGTTACGATGGGAGGGGCGACCTCGGTCCGGACTACTCCACTCACGTGTCACATGGTTACCACGGCAACGGGGAGGCGGCTCTACGGGCTCAGAGGCGACCAATCAGAGACAGACGTGGCCGCTGGCACTCGCAG GACCATCCTCTGGACCCGGACCTGGACGCTCGCGAGCTGCGGCggcggcaggaggaggagtttcaGGCCCGTTACCGTAGCGACCCCAACCTGGCTCGTTACCCGGTGAAGCCGCAGCCGAGTGAGGAGGCCATGAGGATGCTGGCACAGGTCGGCCGGGTCCGTCACCAGCGTCGCCACAGTGACGTCTCCCTGGCAACGGCTGAACCCGACCACCTGACCCTGAGACACACAG GTCACCGTCACCATCGACCTCAGGGATGGTTCGGagctgaaggtcagaggtcattctcTGTGGACCGGGCCTCTAATCACCTGAGCCCCACGTCCCCCCGCCGCAGCCCGTTACCGCAGCAACACCTGGACCCGAGCTCCGCCCATAAGAGGAAGACAGCCAATGAGAGCATGGTGCAGAGAGGGCGGGGGATGGGGCAGATGCACGTGATTGGTAGCTTCAGCAGCTCGGAGGAGGAGCTAGTGACCAGCCCAGAGTACACCAGCTGTGACGAGCCTGACA GAGACATGGACAGCCAGTGGTGGGATCATGGGTCCTGGCATAGCGAGCCTGTGCCCATGTCTATG CATACGGTCACATGGCAAACGTCCAAGGATGGAGAGCGTCTGATTGGTCGGATTCTCCTGAACAAGCGGATGAAGGACGGGACAGTTCCTGCGGATACGGGAGCGCTGCTGGGACTCAAG GTCGTCGGTGGGAAGATGACGGACTCTGGTCGTCTCTGTGCGTTCGTCACCAAGGTGAAGAGAGGAAGTCTGGCCGACACCGTGGGACACCTGAGACCAG GTGATCAGGTTCTGGAGTGGAACGGCAGGGTTCTTCAGGGAGCCACGTTCAATGAGGTTTACAACATCATCCTGGAGTCTAAACCAGAACCCCAGGTGGAGCTGGTGGTGTCCCGACCCATCG GGTTTGTTTCCAGGGCAACAGACGGTTCCCACATCCAGCTCGACTCCA GTTCCACTACCTTCCACTCACAGAAGGTCGGCCCGTCCATCTCAGTCACGTCTCCCATGAGCCCCGGCGTTCTCTCCGGACAAGTCTCG actgTGAACAGGCGTCCGCTGGTTCCCAGAATTCAG GTGAAGCTCTGGTACGATAAAGTCGGTCATCAGCTGATCGTCACAGTTCTTGGAGCCAAGGAACTTCCCTCCCAAGACGACGGGCGACCCAGGAACCCTTACGTCAAGATCTACTTCCTGCCTGACAGAAG TGATAAAAGTAAGCGGAGGACGAAGACGGTCAAGAAGTCGTTGGAGCCGCGGTGGAATCAGACCTTCATGTACTCTCCGGTCCACCGGCGGGAGTTCAGAGAGCGCATGCTGGAGCTGACGGTCTGGGACCAGGCCCGGCtccgagaggaggagagtcagTTCCTGGGAGAG GTGCTGATTGAACTGGAGTCGGCTCTGCTGGACGATCAGCCTCACTGGTACAAGCTCCAGCTTCATGATGTTTCCTCCCTGCCACTGCCCAGTGCCTCCCCCTACCTGCAGAGGAGGGGACTGCAGCCTGAGCACAGTCCGACCAGCAGGCGGCTGCAGA GGTCTCAGAGGATCAGTGACACTGAGTTCTCAGATTACGACTGTGAAGACGGCATCGGGGTGATATCAG ACTACAGGCAGAATGGGCGGGACTTCCACAGCTCCACCCTCTCAGTGCCAGAGCAAGTGatgtcgaccaatcacagctcccGATCCGACCTGGTCAGGATGAGGTCACGGTCCCCGAGCCAACCGCCGcctcacag TGGCAACCCTCTGTACCCGCTGTATCGAGAAGACGCCGTGCGCCTGTTGCGAGGGTCGAGGCTGAGCCGAACGTATTCTGACGCCGGCCAGTACAGCAGTCTGGACAG GAGATCACTGAGGAAAATGTCTGTCACCAACTCGCTCGATTCTCATGACAG ATATATGACCGGTCCGTACCACGCTCCCTGGACAAACCCCCCGATGAATGGGAACTGTGAGGACTACAG TCAGGACTTCATCCCAGACTTCCCCTACGAACCCGACGCCTACGACGAGGATCTGCACAG GTACAGCCGGGGAATGGACCGGCAGTATTACTACAGTCGCTCTCGGTCAGCTGACCAGCGTGCGATGGTGGACCGACCGCTTTACACCCGCTCCCACTCCACAGACCGATGTGACTTCGTCCAGCCGAGGTCTGGacgctccgcccccccctcacctgccTGCACCAG AGCCAATCCTCCAGGTGGATCCACCCAGACGAGTCCGTCAGGAACGCCGCTCTGTGGCCGCCGGGTGCGCCAGCTGCCCCTCGCCCCCCCCAAAGGAGCTCCGGACAGAA ATGGAGAGCTGCCTGACCCTGTGCAGACAG GAGCACCAGCTGCAGCCCCTCCCACTGCCCACATACAAACCCCTCCTATTGGCCTTCAACCAATACGTCCTCTTATACGAATccaagccccgcctcctcctggGCCTGTACAGCCTCACCCAAGCC ctgcacctgcacctgcacctgcacctgcacctgcacctgcacctgcacctgcaccagcacctgcacctgcacctgcaccATCTGTGGGAGCCCCAACCCCGGCTCCAGCAATTTTACCGACTTCTACCCCAGCACCTGTTGCAGCCACACCTGCTGCTTCCCCAGCCCAACCAACACTCACAACAGGCGCCCAAGCCCCACCCCCTGGGCCAGCCCCACTCCCAGCTCCTGTAGTCCAATCACAGTCACCTCTTGAACCCGATCTGCCCCCTGCACCTACTCCAGCACCTGCCCCCTCCCCAGCCCCGCCCCCACAGACTCCAG AGCCTGAAATGTGCTCAGCAACAGCAGGAGGGACCAGAAAAG GTGTGATGAAGGATCCGTCaaaggtgaaaac atctttacagatgaaatcGTCCGACAGTGACGTCAGCGACGCGGCGGCCATGACCAACGCCTCCGACACCCGAACAAA CCGCTCGGAGGCCCTAGAAGGTCAATCAGTGGAGTTGGGGGCGGGAACAGAGGGAAAACAGGAAGTAGCGGAAGAGGGCGGAGCCTCACTGCAGAAGAGCGAATCGatggaagaggctgaggaggaggaggaggaggtcaagcCTTCAAA GCCGGCCCCGGCGGCCGGAGCTCCTCTCACGAAGTCCTCAAGTGTCGGGGGGGAAATCTGCTCGCTGGGCAGgaacgacgacgacgacgacgagaAGAAGCGGCGCTCGAGCTTCGGAGCGAGGATGATGGGGATGGTCGGACTGGGGAAGAAGAGTCAGAGCGCCTCGCAGCTCAACCCGGAAG aggaggagaagaagaagaaggtggtgAGACTTCCTGTCCAGAGGAGCATAGAAACCGGTTTGGCTGTTGAGTTCAAAGCTCGTTTCACCAGACAGCCGAGTCGTGACCCGGACGCCGACGACCCCAAACCTGGAGC gCTGATCTTTCCAGGTGTGAAGTTGGCATCGGACCAACAGTTCACCGGGTTCCTGGAAGGATTAGGCCCCGCCCAGCTGGCTGGACGGCAGACCCTGGCCACGCCCCCCATGG GTGACATCCAGATTGGGATGGTGTTCAGGAAGGAGCGTCTGGACGTGGAGGTGATTCGAGCCCGGGGGCTTGTGGGTAAACAAGGCAACAAGAACACTCCAG ctccgTATGTGAAGGTGTACCTGATGGATAACGGGAAGTGTGTTCTGAAGAGGAGAACTCGTCTGGCAAGAAAAACACTGGATCCACTTTATCAACAACAGCTGCAGTTTGAGGAGAATCCAGAGGGGAAAGTCTTGcag ATCATCGTGTGGGGAGACTTCGGCCGGATGGACCATAAGTCCTTCATGGGCGCTGCTCAGATCCTCCTGGACGACCTGGACCTGTCCAACATGGTGATTGGCTggtttaaactgtttcctgccACCTCATTGGTGGACCCTGCCTTGGCGCCTCTGACCAATAAGGAGACCGAGGGCAAGTCGTAG
- the LOC133025615 gene encoding gastrula zinc finger protein XlCGF57.1-like, with protein MVTDEEVPSVEQENPELLHIKEEQEEPWSRLSEPVCGLNPESSHVDAGTASGSETEASEAQLVLKTIEVPAGKGKRGKRTCSCSKFRPQLKIHKRTHTQPKSHQSVCPHPRQTEEDREAEPGEKPFSCSMCGRSFKHGGHLTQHMSVHTKDSRLSCDVCDRRFTRLHQLKRHKCAGQSLQLPDLWTNQEGEQLEEADLKFKLSPVAVKSEEDEETPQSSQLHPSQTEENRANCGEPEPEPEPEPEPEQEPGPARNSGPEGHLQPGPETEDSSEFKSKAFDQKLKQRNEPCLNFVNDSGSKKSFSCSRCGKLFGRKEHLQTHVRIHTGERPFVCSQCGKAFGCKRSLLGHMTSHTGAKPFGCSRCGKRFGRSVNLKTHERLHTGERPFTCPFCGRGFTQKVHMTQHMSVHTGDKQFSCSACGRKFRWLSGSRRHKCTGPQRASWDG; from the coding sequence ATGGTGACTGATGAAGAGGTTCCCAGTGTGGAGCAGGAGAACCCAGAGCTCctccacattaaagaggagcaggaggaacctTGGAGCCGTCTGTCAGAACCAGTTTGTGGACTGAATCCAGAGAGTTCACATGTGGACGCTGGGACAGCCTCAGGATCAGAGACGGAGGCGAGTGAAGCTCAGTTGGTTTTGAAAACCATCGAAGTCCCGgcaggaaaaggaaagagaggaaagagaacctgcagctgctccaaGTTCAGACCACAGCTGAAGATCCACAAGAGAACCCACACGCAGCCGAAGAGTCACCAGAGTGTCTGTCCTCATCCGAGACagacggaggaggacagggaggcGGAGCCTGGGGAGAAACCGTTCAGCTGCTCcatgtgtgggaggagcttcaaACATGGAGGACACCTGACGCAGCACATGTCCGTCCACACGAAGGACAGCAGGCTCAGCTGCGACGTGTGCGATAGAAGATTCACGAGGCTTCATCAGCTCAAGAGACACAAGTGTGCTGGCCAATCCCTGCAGCTTCCTGAcctgtggaccaatcaggagggagagcagctggaggaggcggaCCTCAAGTTCAAATTGagtcctgtcgctgtgaagagtgaagaagatgaagagacaCCTCAGTCGTCACAGCTTCATCCGAGTCagactgaggagaacagagcgaACTGTggagaaccagaaccagaaccagaaccagaaccagaaccagaacaagAACCAggaccagccaggaactcaggtcctgagggacatttacaaccaggtcctgagaCTGAAGACTCCTCTGAATTTAAATCGAAAGCGTTTGATCAGAAACTGAAGCAGAGAAATGAACCATGTTTAAACTTTGTAAATGATTCAGGAAGTAAGAAATCCTTCAGCTGCTCCCGCTGTGGGAAGCTGTTCGGCCGGAAGGAACATTTGCAGACGCACGTGAGGATTCACACGGGAGAGAGACCGTTCGTCTGCTCCCAGTGCGGGAAGGCGTTCGGCTGCAAGAGGTCGCTGCTGGGTCACATGACCAGTCACACGGGAGCGAAGCCGTTCGGCTGCTCGCGCTGTGGGAAACGATTCGGCCGCTCGGTGAATCTGAAAACACACGAGAGGCTTCACACGGGAGAGAGGCCGTTCACGTGTCCGTTCTGTGGGAGGGGCTTCACGCAGAAGGTTCACATGACTCAGCACATGTCCGTCCACACGGGAGACAAGCAGTTCAGCTGCAGCGCCTGCGGGAGGAAGTTCAGGTGGCTGTCGGGGTCCAGACGCCACAAGTGTACCGGACCTCAGAGAGCATCATGGGACGGATGA